The region attggccaaaaaaaaaaaaaaaaagttagcatgctaacagttagcatgtgtcacatacaaagttatatgactgaggtgtacggcggcaaaattggcaaataaaaaataaaaaaaagtcagcatgctaacaggtagcatatgtaatgtacaaagttatatgacagaGGTgtacagtggtaaaaaaaaaaaaaaaaagttagcatgctaacagttagcatgtgtcacgtataaAGCTATATGACTGTGAAGTGTACAAAGGCAAAATtggcaaataaaaaatacaaaaaagtcagcatgctaacaggtagcatatgtaatgtacaaagttatatgaccgaGGTgtacagtggtaaaaaaaaaaaaaaaaaaaaaaaaaaaaaaagttagcatgctaacagttagcatgtgtcacgtataaAGTTATATTGTTAGCCACGTCATACTTGACCATGCAtgccaacctcgagacctcctaattcaggagatggggcggggtttggtggtagcgggggggtgtatattgtagcgtcccggaagaagttagtgctgcaaggattctgggtatttgttctgttgtgtttatgttgtgttacggtgcagatgttctccccgaaatgtgtttgtcattcttgtttggtgtgggttcacagtgtggcgcatatttgtaacagtgttaaagttgtttatacagccaccctcactgtgacctgtatggctgttgaccaagattgTGAGCGATGGACAACTTTGTAAATAAagagtgcacttcccctttaagaggcCAACAACTCACCATACAAGCGGCCTGCACAGCCTCCGACACGCTCCCGGCGTTGGGCTCGCACCAGAACACGTGGCAGTCGAAGCGATGGCCGCCGGCGTCCATGACGAAGGCAAAGGTGCGCACGTCGTGTCCCACGCCCATGAAGGACAGGAAGCGCACGCGACACTCCACCAGCACTTCCTCTTCGTCCTGCGTGTGAGTACAGTATAGTACAgcatagtacagtacagtatagtacGCATAAATCAAGAGCGCCAATACACCGGATCACTGGAGCGGGCGAGCTTTAAAGCTTCAATACGTAATCCGCCACACTTTCATGAATGTATTTGCCTCTGGAGATGAATCGCACGCCATGAGGcgggacaaaaaaaaagacacgTGACCCGCGTTCCCTCTAACGCGGCAAATCTACGACACGctcaaaatgtcattaaaaaataagcgcataacaaaaaGAGTTTTCATCAtcactgttcaattattgtaacgtctgtcctgACGCTTGAAGGAGGACATCCATCACTTTATAGAGCAAAAGTCTTTATTGTCGACCATAAACATTGTTAAACAATTTCTatccagcaaaactggtcattttctgccgtcagaccataaccaactttgtcatatcaacaacacccgctctaaacacatcaccaaaaacattgttaaacaatttctatctagcaaaactggtcattttctgccgtcacAACGAAATcaactttgtcatatcaacaacacccgctctaaacacatcaccaaaaacatTGTTAAACAATTTCTATCCAGCAAAACTGGTGATTTTCTGCCGTCAGACCAAAACCAACGttgtcatatcaacaacacccgctctaaacacatccccaaaaacattgttaaacaatttctatccagcaaaactggtcattttctgccgtcagaccaaaaccaacgttgtcatatcaacaacacccgctctaaacacatcaccaaaaacatTGTTAAACAATTTCCATCCggcaaaactggtaattttccgCTGTCataccaaaaccaactttgtcatatcaacaacacccgctctaaacacatcactaacacattgttaaacaatttctatttagcaaaactggtcattttctgctgtcacaccaaaaccaactttgtcatatcaacaacacccgctctaaacacatcaccaaaaacattgttaaacaatttctatccagcaaaactggtcattttctgccgtcagaccaaaaccaactttgtcatatcaacaacacccgctctaaacacatcaccaaaaacattgttaaacaatttctatccagcaaaactggtcattttctgccgtcagaccataaccaactttgtcatatcaacaacacccgctctaaacacatcaccaaaaacattgttaaacaatttctatccagcaaaactggtcattttctgccgtcacaccaaaaccaactttgtcatatcaacaacacccgctctaaacacatcaccaaaaacattgttaaacaatttctatccagcaaaactggtcattttctgccgtcagaccataaccaactttgtcatatcaacaacacccgctctaaacacatcaccaaaaatattgttaaacaatttctatccagcaaaactggtcattttctgccgtcagaccaaaaccaactttgtcatatcaacaacacccgctctaacacatcaccaacacatttttaaacaatttctatctagcaaaactggtcattttctgctgtcacaccaaaaccaactttgtcatatcaacaacacccgctctaaacacatcaccaacacatttttaaacaatttctatctagcaaaactggtcattttctgccgtcagaacaaaaccaactttgtcatatcaacaacacccgctctaaacacatcaccaaaaacatTGATAAACAAtttctatctagcaaaactggtaattttctgccgtcagaccaaaaccaactttgtcatatcaacaacacccgctctaaacacatcaccaaaaacatTGTTAAACAATTTCCATCCggcaaaactggtaattttccgCTGTcacaccaaaaccaactttgtcatatcaacaacacccgctctaaacacatcaccaacacatttttaaacaatttctatccagcaaaactggtcattttctgccgtcacacgaaaaccaactttgtcatatcaacaacacccgctctaaacacatcaccaaaaacattgttaaacaatttctatctagcaaaactggtcattttctgccgtcagaccaaaaccaactttgtcatatcaacaacacccgctctaaacacatcaccaaaaacattgataaacaatttctatccagcaaaactggtcattttctgccgtcacacgaaaaccaactttgtcatatcaacaacacccgctataAACATATCACCAAAAACATTGATAAACAATTTCTatccagcaaaactggtcattttctgccgtcagaccaaaaccaactttgtcatatcaacaacacccgctcgctttttctcacttgcaccaacacgtgcgcacttagccagtgatgcgtttgcagccacacaaaaagtgggacaactccaacaccacacgtaCTGCGTAATTCCAGGTGGTTACACTattatttaccaatcaaatgtgtgcttattttactgtcatttattaaggaTCTTAATTTatagatattaatcatgaaatgctgttagtatattaaataaatactaataaaaattatatttttttttacaaacaaagttaccaggaatgtacacatgaacctttgcttacatctcattgtgcaacatgtgaatgtttttacGAGAACTAAATGTGATGTCTGAAAGCAATTTGCTGGAAGTACAGACCAGAAACTACAACAAAAGTtttaaaagagagagagagggtgatgTTACCTTCAAGtgttgttattatattaaagaaatactaataaaaatatatattttacaaacagaaagttacagcatgatcccataataataataataataatagattttatttgtaaaaagcactttacattgagtaaaaataaaaaagataattaaaaataaatacaaataaaaactaaaacagcctaatagctagaacaagtatgcatatatctaaaaaaaagcttatttaaaaaaaagggtttttaaaccttttttaaaagcatccacagtctgtggtgccctcaggtggtcagggagagcgttccacagactgggagcggcggagcaacaAAAGTTTTAAAAGAGAGAGAGGCCGCTGTTACCTTCAAGTGttcaaatgatgttattatattaaagaaatactaataaaaaatatatattttacaaacagaaagttacagcatgatcccatgcttacatctcattgtgcaacatgtgaatgttttcatGGGAACTAaatgatatctgaaaggggtacaaagcaggacccccacacaGACATGCAATACTAGTCCACAGctcatcaaaaacaatatttgttgttatttatttaggtgtgctgcaggtgtggcctGCAGTGTTTGAGTTTTCTCACACACATGAGCAATTAGACGTGACTGACCTGGTCCTTGCTGATGGTGACGGTGGCGTCGGCCACGTTGAGGGCCACGGGGGTCCAGTCGTCTCTCATGGAAGAACTGACTAAACTGTCGATGGCTCCGTTCAGGATGTCCATGCCTGCCAGGTGAGACGTGTGGTTACCTCGTCCAGGTGGTGGTCTCTCTTTGTGGCGCTTACCTAAAGGTCTGGCCACCGGCATCATGCCCAGGTACAGCACCTGGAACTTCTGAACCAACTCCGTCTTTGGCGTGGGGAATtctgccaaaacaacaacaacagaaaaaggagaatggacacattttggtgtaaaaagtaaagataaagaagtgatcccccattataattatattatctgcatgtGTCACTAGATCGGCGacaaacactgaaacaccctcaggaagaggtgctttaagacatggctagctagctagcagctaacatccattcacagtgttttagctacttctaaatcttggtctccatggcgacaaataaagtatgtttcttacaagtagcattatcactggaggacgaggaatagctaaacatgcttcgctacacaccgtaggaggatacaatagctcaccggcgtcacaatgtaaacaaacgccatgggtggatctacacctgacatccactgtgatgataccaagtacaatatgttcactattttattcaaggactaaattacaataataaacatatgtttttgttaaaataatgccattttttgtgtccccctttatttagaaatgtatcaaaatacattttggtgttggtaccaaaatattggtatcgggacaacactggtttaaatgggtGGTGCTGATATGTtttcaatgctaacaacacggctaatAGTCGTAGCCGTGACGTATCAATGTATCAAAGCCCAGTTCCGACTCGGAGAAACGACCCAGGATGTGACGAAATATTTCCATGTCGTGgctgtgttgtagtggccgggtgatggCCGTAGCAACCAACTCCCAACTGGTGTGGCTAACTCATGGATTTGTCTTCTCCATAAcgcaaataatttaaaaaaaacaaccaaaaacaatatttgttttgttaaacaatttctatccagcaaaactggtcattttctgccgtcagaccaaaaaccaactttgtcatatcaacaacacccgctctaaacacatcaccaaaaacatTGTTAAACAATTTATATCCAGCAAAACTGGTGATTTTCTGCcatcagaccaaaaccaactttgtcatatcaacaacacccgctctaaacacatcaccaaaaacatTGTTAAACAATTTCTATCTAgcaaaaactggtcattttctgccgtcaggccaaaaccaacattgtcatatcaacaacacccgctctaaacacatcaccaacacattgttgaacaatttctatccagcaaaactggtcattttctgccgtcagaccaaaaaccaactttgtcatatcaacaacacccgctctaaacacatcaccaaaaacattgttaaacaatttctatccagcaaaactggtcattttctgctgtcacaccaaaaccaactttgtcatatcaacaacacccgctctaaacacatcaccaacacattgttgaacaatttctatccagcaaaactggtcattttctgccatcagaccaaaaccaacattgtcatatcaacaacacccgctctaaacacatcaccaacacatTGTTAAACAATTTCTATTTAGcataactggtcattttctgccgtcacACCAAAATcaactttgtcatatcaacaacacccgctctaaacacatcaccaacacattgttgaacaatttctatccagcaaaactggtcattttctgccgtcaggccaaaaccaactttgtcatatcaacaacacccgctctaatcacatcaccaaaaacattgttaaacaatttatatccagcaaaactggtcattttctgccgtcagaccaaaaaccaactttgtcatatcaacaacacccgctctaaacacatcaccaaaaacattgttaaacaatttctatccagcaaaactggtcattttctgccgtcagaccaaaaccaactttgtcatatcaacaacacccgctctaaacacatcaccaaaaacattgttaaacaatttctatccagcaaaaactggtcattttctgccatcaggccaaaaccaactttgtcatatcaacaacacccgctctaaacacatcaccaacacattgttgaacaatttctatccagcaaaactggtcattttctgccgtcagaccataaccaactttgtcatatcaacaacacccgctctaaacacatcaccaaaaacattgttaaactatctctatccagcaaaactggtaattttctgccatcaGACCAAAATCAACGTTGtcatgtcaacaacacccgctcactctttctcacttgcaccaacacGTGATGCGTttgcagccacacaaaaagtgggacaactccaacaccacacgtaCTGCGTAATTCCAGGTGGTTACACTATTATttgccaatcaaatgtgtgcttattttactgtcatttattaaggaTCTTAATTTatagatattaatcatgaaatgctgttagtatattaaataaatactaagaaaaattatatatttttttacaaacaaagttaccaggaatgtacacatgaacctttgcttacatctcattgtgcaacatgtgaatgttttaacgggaactaaatgtgatgtctgaaaccaactttgtcatatcaacaacacccgctctaaacacatcaccaaaaacattgttaaacaatttctatccagcaaaactggtaattttctgccgtcAGACcaaaaaccaactttgtcatatcaacaacacccgctctaaacacatcaccaaaaacatTGTTAAACAATTTATATCCAGCAAAACTGGTGATTTTCTGCcgtcagaccaaaaccaactttgtcatatcaacaacacccgctctaaacacatcaccaaaaacattgttaaacaatttctatccagcaaaactgatcattttctgccgtcagaccaaaaccaactttgtcatatcaacaacacccgctctaatcacatcaccaaaaacattgttaaacaatttatatccagcaaaactggtcattttctgccgtcaggccaaaaccaactttgtcatatcaacaacacccgctctaaacacatcaccaaaacattgttaaacaatttctatccagcaaaactggtaattttctgccgtcaggccaaaaccaacattgtcatatcaacaacacccgctctaaacacatcaccaacacatTGTTAAACTATCTCTATCCagcaaaactggtaattttctgccatcagatcaaaatcaacgttgtcatgtcaacaacacccgctcactctttctcacttgcaccaacacGTGATGCGTttgcagccacacaaaaagtgggacaactccaacaccacacgtaCTGCGTAATTCCAGGTGGTTACACTattatttaccaatcaaatgtgtgcttattttactgtcatttattaaggaTCTTAATTTatagatattaatcatgaaatgctgttagtatattaaataaatactaagaaaaattatatatttttttacaaacaaagttaccaggaatgtacacatgaacctttgcttacatctcattgtgcaacatgtgaatgttttaacgggaactaaatgtgatgtctgaaaccaactttgtcatatcaacaacacccgctctaaacacatcaccaaaaacattgttaaacaatttctatccagcaaaaactggtcattttctgccgtcaggccgaaaccaactttgtcatatcaacaacacccgctctaaacacatcaccaaaaacatTGTTAAACAATTTATATCCAGCAAAACTGGTGATTTTCTGCcgtcagaccaaaaccaactttgtcatatcaacaacacccgctctaaacacatcaccaaaaacattgttaaacaatttctatccagcaaaactggtcattttctgccgtcaggccaaaagcaactttgtcatatcaacaacacccgctctaaaCACATCAGCAACACATTGTTAAACAATTTCTATTTAGcataactggtcattttctgccgtcagaccaaaaccaacattgtcatatcaacaacacccgctctaaacacatcaccaaaacattgttaaacaatttctatccagcaaaactggtcattttctgccgtcacACCAAAATcaactttgtcatatcaacaacacccgctctaaacacatcaccaacacattgttgaacaatttctatccagcaaaactggtcattttctgccgtcagaccataaccaactttgtcatatcaacaacacccgctctaaacacatcaccaaaaacattgttaaactatctctatccagcaaaactggtaattttctgccatcaGACCAAAATCAACGTTGTCATGTCAACACCCGCTCactctttctcacttgcaccaacacGTGATGCGTttgcagccacacaaaaagtgggacaactccaacaccacacgtaCTGCGTAATTCCAGGTGGTTACACTattatttaccaatcaaatgtgtgcttattttactgtcatttattaaggaTCTTAATTTatagatattaatcatgaaatgctgttagtatattaaataaatactaagaaaaattatatttttttttacaaacaaagttaccaggaatgtacacatgaacctttgcttacatctcattgtgcaacatgtgaatgttttaacgggaactaaatgtgatgtctgaaaccaactttgtcatatcaacaacacccgctctaaacacatcaccaaaaacattgttaaacaatttctatccagcaaaaactggtcattttctgccgtcaggccaaaaccaactttgtcatatcaacaacacccgctctaaacacatcaccaaaaacatTGTTAAACAATTTATATCCAGCAAAACTGATGATTTTCTGCcgtcagaccaaaaccaactttgtcatatcaacaacacccgctctaaacacatcaccaaaaacattgttaaacaatttctatccagcaaaactggtcattttctgccgtcagaccaaaaccaactatgtcatatcaacaacacccgctctaaacacatcaccaacacattgttgaacaatttctatccagcaaaactggtcattttctgccgtcagaccaaaaccaactttgtcatatcaacaacacccgctctaaacacatcaccaaaaacattgttaaacaatttctatccagcaaaacaggtcattttctgccgtcaggccaaaaccaacattgtcatatcaacaacacccgctctaaacacatcaccaacacattgttgaacaatttctatccagcaaaactggtcattttctgccgtcagaccataaccaactttgtcatatcaacaacacccgctcaaaacacatcaccaacacatTGTTAAACTATCTCTATCCagcaaaactggtaattttctgccatcaGACCAAAATCAACGTTGtcatgtcaacaacacccgctcactctttctcacttgcaccaacacGTGATGCGTttgcagccacacaaaaagtgggacaactccaacaccacacgtaCTGCGTAATTCCAGGTGGTTACACTattatttaccaatcaaatgtgtgcttattttactgtcatttattaaggatcttaatttatatatattaatcatgaaatgctgttagtatattaaataaatactaagaaaaattatattttttttacaaacaaagttaccaggaatgtacacatgaacctttgcttacatctcattgtgcaacatgtgaatgttttaacgggaactaaatgtgatgtctgaaaccaactttgtcatatcaacaacacccgctctaaacacatcaccaaaaacattgttaaacaatttctatccagcaaaactggtcattttctgccgtcaggccaaaaccaacattgtcatatcaacaacacccgctctaaacacatcaccaaaaacattgttaaacaatttatatccagcaaaactggtcattttctgccgtcagaccaaaaaccaactttgtcatatcaacaacacccgctctaaacacatcaccaaaaacattgttaaacaatttctatccagcaaaactggtcattttctgccgtcagaccaaaaccaactttgtcatatcaacaacacccgctctaaacacatcaccaaaaacatTGTTAAACAATTTCTATCTAgcaaaaactggtcattttctgccgtcagaccaaaaccaactttgtcatatcaacaacacccgctctaaacacatcaccaacacattgttgaacaatttctatccagcaaaactggtcattttctgccgtcagaccaaaaccaactttgtcatatcaacaacacccgctctaaacacatcaccaaaaacattgttaaacaatttatatccagcaaaactggtcattttctgccgtcaggccaaaaccaacattgtcatatcaacaacacccgctctaaacacatcaccaacacattgttgaacaatttctatccagcaaaactggtcattttctgccgtcagaccaaaaccaacattgtcatatcaacaacacccgctctaaacacatcaccaaaaacattgttaaacaatttctatccagcaaaactggtcattttctgccgtcaggccaaaaccaacattgtcatatcaacaacacccgctctaaacacatcaccaacacattgttgaacaatttctatccagcaaaactggtcattttctgccgtcagaccataaccaactttgtcatatcaacaacacccgctctaaacacatcaccaacacatTGTTAAACAATTTCTATTTAGCATAaatggtcattttctgccgtcacACCAAAATcaactttgtcatatcaacaacacccgctctaaacacatcaccaaaaacattgttaaacaatttctatccagcaaaactggtcattttctgccgttaggccaaaaccaactttgtcatatcaacaacacccgctctaaacacatcaccaaaaacatTGTTAAACAATTTATATCCAGCAAAACTGGTGATTTTCTGCcgtcagaccaaaaccaactttgtcatatcaacaacacccgctctaaacacatcaccaaaaacattgttaaacaatttctatccagcaaaactggtcattttctgccgtcaggccaaaaccaactttgtcatatcaacaacacccgctctaaacacatcaccaacacatTGTTAAACAATTTCTATTTAGcataactggtcattttctgccgtcagaccaaaaccaacattgtcatatcaacaacacccgctctaaacacatcaccaaaacattgttaaacaatttctatccagcaaaactggtcattttctgccgtcaggccaaaaccaactttgtcatatcaacaacacccgctctaaacacatcaccaaaaacattgttaaacaatttctatccagcaaaactggtcattttctgccgtcaggccaaaaccaacattgtcatatcaacaacacccgctctaaacacatcaccaacacattgttgaacaatttctatccagcaaaactggtcattttctgccgtcagaccataaccaactttgtcatatcaacaacacccgctctaaacacatcaccaaaaacattgttaaactatctctatccagcaaaactggtaattttctgccatcaGACCAAAATCAACGTTGtcatgtcaacaacacccgctcactctttctcacttgcaccaacacGTGATGCGTttgcagccacacaaaaagtgggacaactccaacaccacacgtaCTGCGTAATTCCAGGTGGTTACACTattatttaccaatcaaatgtgtgcttattttactgtcatttattaaggaTCTTAATTTatagatattaatcatgaaatgctgttagtatattaaataaatactaagaaaaattatatttttttttacaaacaaagttaccaggaatgtacacatgaacctttgcttacatctcattgtgcaacatgtgaatgttttaacgggaactaaatgtgatgtctgaaaccaactttgtcatatcaacaacacccgctctaaacacatcaccaaaaacattgttaaacaatttctatccagcaaaactggtcattttctgccgttaggccaaaaccaactttgtcatatcaacaacacccgctctaaacacatcaccaaaaacatTGTTAAACAATTTATATCCAGCAAAACTGGTGATTTTCTGCcgtcagaccaaaaccaactttgtcatatcaacaacacccgctctaaacacatcaccaaaaacattgttaaacaatttctatcaagcaaaactggtcattttctgccgtcaggccaaaaccaactttgtcatatcaacaacacccgctctaaacacatcaccaaaaacattgttaaacaatttctatccagcaaaactggtcattttctgccgtcaggccaaaaccaacattgtcatatcaacaacacccgctctaaacacatcaccaacacattgttgaacaatttctatccagcaaaactggtcattttctgccgtcaggccataaccaactttgtcatatcaacaacacccgctctaaacacatcaccaaaaacattgttaaactatctctatccagcaaaactggtcattttctgccatcAGACCAAAATCAACGTTGtcatgtcaacaacacccgctcactctttctcacttgcaccaacacGTGATGCGTttgcagccacacaaaaagtgggacaactccaacaccacacgtaCTGCGTAATTCCAGGTGGTTACACTattatttaccaatcaaatgtgtgcttattttactgtcatttattaaggaTCTTAATTTatagatattaatcatgaaatgctgttagtatattaaataaatactaagaaaaattatatatttttttacaaacaaagttaccaggaatgtacacatgaacctttgcttacatctcattgtgcaacatgtgaatgttttaacgggaactaaatgtgatgtctgaaaccaactttgtcatatcaacaacacccgctctaaacacatcaccaaaaacattgttaaa is a window of Nerophis lumbriciformis linkage group LG25, RoL_Nlum_v2.1, whole genome shotgun sequence DNA encoding:
- the apbb2b gene encoding amyloid beta precursor protein binding family B member 2 isoform X3 — encoded protein: MTERKNAKAMAGGSLQDRMQAGLDLPLQEFPTPKTELVQKFQVLYLGMMPVARPLGMDILNGAIDSLVSSSMRDDWTPVALNVADATVTISKDQDEEEVLVECRVRFLSFMGVGHDVRTFAFVMDAGGHRFDCHVFWCEPNAGSVSEAVQAACMLRYQKCLVARPPSQKACGSSPPGDSVSRRVSTSVKRGVLSLIDTLKQKRPVTELPQ